Proteins from one Anaerohalosphaeraceae bacterium genomic window:
- a CDS encoding prepilin-type N-terminal cleavage/methylation domain-containing protein yields MKTLRFVPNGFTMIEVLISMTILAVLMAAVAVAFDASMKNYKDNEGLAKQMNIARAALLRMTNDIRTARGIVADADNTQCSIDKDGDGEADITYRFDGNQKVLYLDVYSAGSTSSYVLCKNIAGMTFTRAMVPGQPTLVRNVRITMTITDDAGQMAKKLVAAAVVRRNL; encoded by the coding sequence ATGAAAACGCTCCGTTTCGTTCCAAACGGCTTTACGATGATAGAGGTCCTGATTTCGATGACCATCCTGGCCGTTCTGATGGCGGCCGTTGCGGTGGCGTTCGATGCCTCCATGAAAAACTACAAGGATAACGAAGGGCTGGCCAAACAGATGAATATCGCCCGTGCAGCTCTTCTGCGGATGACAAACGACATCCGTACGGCCCGCGGAATTGTCGCCGATGCGGACAATACACAGTGCAGCATCGACAAAGACGGCGACGGTGAAGCGGATATCACCTATCGGTTTGATGGAAACCAAAAGGTCTTGTATCTGGATGTTTACTCCGCCGGCTCGACGAGTTCCTATGTCCTTTGCAAAAATATTGCAGGGATGACCTTTACACGGGCTATGGTTCCCGGCCAGCCCACCCTCGTCCGCAATGTCCGAATTACAATGACAATTACCGATGACGCGGGCCAGATGGCCAAGAAACTGGTCGCTGCCGCCGTCGTCCGAAGAAACCTGTAA
- a CDS encoding right-handed parallel beta-helix repeat-containing protein, which produces MSQKTKLCLAIFLFCLAGILFVFRWKGISEEKNIPKEDFKPIALQPGKIQRIITKLEPVVPSGKVIEVDNRTSGQIQSVLDSAKPGDTILLKSGTYPVQLTLREGIILRGEDPNRVVLQGPLYNPILKIENCKTVEVSNLTLSHLPVFSNEIQGRWPVLLIRNSGAAVRHLQISGSASDGIRILNDNVHLNHVQITDCLVSNNKTAGILVLGNGNVEVKNTICRKNGTHGISLKGYADGILTGNQCLENGVCGIAVEENASVELFGNICSRNACDGIWHKSNSSLTAQENSCFENGYSGIEIYGQVHISLLNNRCSRNKENGIFLQGGVTGLIQANFCLDNQRHGISLTSDCAPSVESNTCTKNGKCGIYSETIQLSRNSLDENGEFCPQEIQMLLCYEDFDVLERTASRIQEEKRRFSNGTWQLEAFYSAFQIGYGDQPFEDNIRLCEKWLTRYPNSAAARIALAASYISQGWQIRGSGYSKTVAPEAWGPFHERLLKARELLTEAETIDKTNPALYSLWIEVAMGLGKIDEIETSFQKGVEAEPTYFSLYLVRGFAYLPRWYGTPGQYEKLAAQAAELTKDKLGQSLYFLLANQMVRYEKSIEQFQTSGFDYKRIQEGKKDFEKQFPDCLDIPTLNRLCFMACAAGDKEDARDYFLDIGDQWDKKIWQNFETFEKYKKWARNREN; this is translated from the coding sequence ATGAGTCAAAAGACAAAACTCTGCCTGGCAATTTTTCTTTTTTGCCTTGCGGGCATTCTCTTTGTTTTTCGATGGAAGGGCATCTCCGAAGAAAAGAACATCCCAAAAGAAGATTTCAAACCCATCGCTTTGCAGCCGGGCAAAATCCAGCGGATTATTACAAAGCTCGAACCTGTTGTTCCTTCCGGAAAGGTCATAGAGGTAGATAATCGAACCTCGGGGCAAATTCAATCGGTCCTCGATTCCGCTAAACCCGGAGATACAATTCTTCTCAAAAGCGGAACTTACCCGGTCCAGTTGACCCTCCGAGAAGGAATTATCCTTCGCGGGGAAGATCCAAACCGCGTTGTCCTTCAAGGGCCGCTATACAATCCCATCCTGAAAATTGAAAACTGCAAAACAGTCGAGGTGTCCAATCTGACTCTCAGTCATCTCCCCGTTTTTTCGAATGAAATTCAAGGCCGATGGCCTGTTCTGCTGATTCGAAACAGCGGGGCCGCCGTCCGTCACCTGCAGATTTCCGGCAGTGCTTCCGACGGCATTCGAATTCTCAATGACAATGTTCACCTGAATCATGTACAAATCACAGACTGTCTTGTTTCTAACAATAAAACCGCCGGAATTCTTGTTCTGGGCAACGGAAATGTTGAAGTCAAAAACACCATCTGTCGAAAAAACGGCACACACGGCATATCTCTAAAGGGGTATGCCGACGGTATTCTGACCGGCAATCAATGTCTTGAAAACGGAGTCTGCGGCATCGCCGTTGAAGAGAATGCTTCCGTTGAGCTGTTCGGCAATATCTGCAGCCGAAATGCCTGTGACGGCATTTGGCACAAATCTAACAGTTCGCTCACGGCTCAGGAAAATTCCTGTTTTGAAAACGGCTATTCAGGCATTGAAATCTACGGCCAGGTTCATATCAGTCTCCTGAACAACCGATGCAGTCGAAACAAAGAAAACGGCATTTTTCTGCAAGGCGGTGTTACAGGACTGATTCAGGCAAACTTCTGTTTGGACAATCAACGGCACGGCATCAGTTTGACTTCCGACTGTGCCCCCTCTGTGGAGAGCAATACCTGTACAAAAAACGGCAAGTGCGGAATTTACAGTGAAACCATACAATTGAGTCGAAACAGTCTGGATGAAAACGGTGAATTCTGCCCTCAGGAAATTCAGATGCTTCTGTGTTATGAAGATTTTGATGTACTGGAAAGGACGGCATCCCGGATTCAGGAGGAAAAACGCCGATTCAGCAACGGTACATGGCAGCTGGAAGCCTTTTACAGCGCCTTTCAAATCGGTTATGGTGATCAGCCCTTTGAAGACAACATTCGACTCTGTGAAAAATGGCTTACCCGCTACCCGAATTCCGCCGCCGCTCGGATTGCCCTGGCCGCCTCTTATATTTCCCAGGGGTGGCAGATTCGAGGTTCCGGTTATTCAAAGACCGTTGCACCGGAGGCATGGGGGCCTTTTCACGAAAGACTGCTGAAAGCGAGAGAGCTCTTAACGGAAGCAGAGACAATCGACAAAACCAATCCCGCACTTTATTCGCTCTGGATTGAGGTCGCTATGGGACTGGGAAAAATTGACGAAATTGAGACCTCCTTCCAAAAGGGGGTCGAAGCGGAACCTACCTACTTCTCTCTTTATTTAGTTCGGGGTTTTGCCTATCTTCCCCGATGGTATGGAACCCCCGGACAGTATGAAAAACTGGCCGCACAGGCAGCCGAGCTTACAAAAGACAAACTTGGACAGTCCCTTTATTTTCTGCTGGCCAACCAAATGGTTCGTTACGAAAAAAGTATTGAACAATTTCAAACATCCGGTTTCGACTACAAGCGAATTCAGGAGGGAAAGAAAGATTTCGAAAAGCAATTTCCGGATTGTTTGGACATTCCAACCTTAAACCGTCTGTGTTTTATGGCCTGTGCCGCCGGCGACAAAGAAGATGCGAGAGATTATTTTCTGGATATCGGCGACCAATGGGACAAAAAAATCTGGCAGAATTTCGAAACCTTCGAAAAATACAAGAAATGGGCAAGAAACAGAGAAAACTGA
- a CDS encoding alpha-N-arabinofuranosidase, whose amino-acid sequence MKESKTHSRIGKPGILLMVGLLSAAAWPAQLTIRADQPKDTIAPEIYGHFSEHLGRCIYDGIWVGEDSPIPNIRGIRTDVLEALKALNIPVLRWPGGCFADEYHWKEGIGPRDKRPKMVNTHWGMVTETNAFGTHEFLDLCELLGCQAYVAGNVGSGTVEEMQDWVEYMTFDGDSEMANLRRANGREKPWKVKYFGIGNENWGCGGNMTPEYYSDLFKRYATYVRNYSGNQIVKIACGPGGIDYNWTEVVMKNCHRHMDALAQHYYVRGTGTWGHNEKGSATQFDEKEWFALMKNTLEVDEVIRNVKEIMDKYDPRKRVALFVDEWGTWWDAEPGTNPGFLYQQNTLRDALSAGIFLNIFNRHCDRVRMANIAQTVNVLQAMILTEGNKMVLTPTYHVFEMYKVHQGGQLLPTELACENYDFNNQKLPALHVSASKGRDGAVYVSICNLNPNKPAELNCNVEGFKIGSVTGRVLTAETMQAHNTFEKPNTVKPAPLDGIQVKNGKISVSLPARSVSVLKIVQ is encoded by the coding sequence ATGAAGGAAAGCAAGACACACAGCAGGATAGGAAAACCGGGGATTCTTCTGATGGTCGGGCTGCTGTCGGCGGCGGCCTGGCCGGCCCAGCTGACCATTCGAGCCGACCAGCCCAAAGATACAATCGCACCAGAAATCTACGGGCACTTTTCCGAGCATCTGGGCCGATGCATCTACGACGGCATCTGGGTCGGAGAGGATTCGCCGATTCCCAACATTCGCGGCATCCGCACGGATGTGCTGGAGGCCCTGAAGGCACTGAATATTCCCGTCCTGCGCTGGCCGGGCGGATGCTTTGCCGACGAGTACCATTGGAAAGAAGGCATTGGTCCGCGGGACAAACGCCCGAAAATGGTCAACACCCACTGGGGCATGGTCACGGAAACCAACGCCTTCGGCACCCACGAATTTCTGGACTTGTGCGAACTGCTGGGCTGCCAGGCTTATGTCGCGGGCAATGTCGGTTCGGGCACCGTCGAAGAAATGCAGGACTGGGTGGAATACATGACCTTTGACGGCGACAGCGAGATGGCCAATCTGCGGCGGGCCAACGGCCGCGAAAAACCCTGGAAGGTCAAATACTTCGGCATCGGCAATGAAAACTGGGGCTGCGGCGGCAATATGACACCGGAATACTACAGCGACCTGTTCAAACGGTATGCAACATACGTCCGCAACTACTCCGGCAATCAGATTGTTAAAATCGCCTGCGGCCCGGGCGGCATCGACTACAACTGGACGGAAGTCGTGATGAAAAACTGCCACCGCCATATGGACGCCCTGGCTCAGCATTACTATGTCCGCGGCACGGGAACCTGGGGACATAACGAAAAAGGCAGCGCCACGCAGTTTGATGAAAAAGAGTGGTTTGCCCTGATGAAAAATACCCTCGAGGTGGACGAGGTGATACGCAACGTCAAGGAGATTATGGACAAATACGACCCGCGGAAGCGTGTGGCCCTGTTCGTGGATGAGTGGGGCACGTGGTGGGATGCCGAGCCCGGCACCAATCCCGGTTTTCTTTACCAGCAGAATACCCTGCGCGACGCCCTCTCGGCGGGCATCTTTTTGAATATCTTCAACCGCCATTGTGACCGTGTTCGAATGGCCAACATCGCCCAAACCGTCAACGTTCTGCAGGCGATGATTTTGACGGAAGGCAACAAGATGGTCCTGACGCCGACCTACCATGTCTTTGAAATGTACAAGGTCCATCAAGGCGGACAGCTGCTGCCGACAGAGCTGGCCTGTGAGAATTACGATTTCAACAATCAAAAACTTCCGGCCCTCCACGTATCCGCCTCCAAAGGAAGGGACGGTGCTGTGTACGTCTCCATCTGCAACCTGAATCCGAACAAACCGGCCGAGCTGAACTGCAATGTCGAAGGGTTCAAAATCGGCTCGGTCACCGGCCGGGTTCTGACGGCCGAGACAATGCAGGCCCATAACACCTTCGAAAAGCCGAACACCGTCAAACCCGCCCCGCTGGACGGCATTCAGGTCAAGAACGGCAAAATCTCCGTATCTCTTCCTGCCCGCTCCGTGAGTGTGCTGAAAATCGTCCAATAA
- a CDS encoding shikimate kinase, producing MEKSNLILIGMPGAGKSTLGVLLAKALRRDFLDTDVALQSRQGKTLRELIAQRGLEGFCKLEEEYLTQLDVHHTVIATGGSAVYYESAMKHLKQNGYALYLQVPLETLQKRLADMSARGVVIEPGQTLQTLYEKRTPLYEKHADLTIPLTGLTHEQALQRILQHLSCFFDIRPVG from the coding sequence ATGGAAAAATCCAATCTGATTCTCATTGGAATGCCCGGAGCGGGCAAGAGCACCCTGGGGGTCCTTCTGGCCAAGGCCCTGCGAAGGGACTTTCTGGATACGGATGTTGCCCTTCAGAGCCGTCAAGGCAAGACGCTTCGGGAACTGATTGCCCAACGGGGGCTGGAGGGTTTCTGCAAACTGGAGGAGGAATACCTCACCCAACTGGATGTTCATCATACAGTCATCGCCACCGGCGGCAGTGCGGTTTACTATGAATCGGCAATGAAGCATCTGAAGCAGAACGGGTATGCCCTATACCTGCAGGTGCCGCTGGAAACGCTTCAGAAGCGGCTGGCAGATATGTCGGCTCGAGGGGTTGTCATCGAACCGGGCCAGACGCTGCAGACGCTCTACGAAAAGCGGACGCCTTTATATGAAAAACACGCCGACCTGACCATTCCGCTGACGGGGCTGACTCACGAACAGGCCCTGCAGCGAATCCTGCAGCATCTTTCGTGCTTTTTTGATATCCGGCCGGTCGGCTGA
- a CDS encoding type II secretion system F family protein: MNILEKLGTQTSRSQRLEEAAAVSHAAPKPKSRGFRIEFGPSRKDILNFTNQLAVMLRAGISLQDALESIGAQIQKQKFRRIVLDLKQQIEAGKSFSQALSAHPEVFSNLYINMVAAAEISGSMSSMLQRLAEYLDQEAETRSQVISAMIYPIIIGVMAVTCVTFLLTFVLPRFLVVFEGKEHLLPAPTKLIMALSTGVRSYWFIVFPAIGMLLVGFWYFTRKTPIGKRWWDRTKLRIPLLRTLCRSLYITRSMHTMGVLTNAGVPILDTISITAQITGNTLYESMWKGVFEEVRQGKKIASSLAQFTLMPSNVVQMIQSGEESGTLGDVLNDISQFYARELRTVIKTVTSMIEPLMIVVMGLLVGFIAMSIILPIFKMSSVVTSG; encoded by the coding sequence ATGAATATTCTGGAGAAACTCGGTACACAGACCTCCCGTTCGCAGCGGCTGGAAGAAGCTGCGGCCGTCTCTCATGCGGCCCCCAAACCCAAGTCCCGGGGGTTTCGAATCGAATTCGGCCCAAGCCGCAAAGATATTCTGAACTTTACCAATCAGCTGGCAGTGATGCTGCGGGCGGGCATCAGTCTGCAGGATGCCCTCGAATCCATCGGGGCCCAAATCCAGAAACAGAAGTTTCGCAGGATTGTGCTGGACCTCAAACAGCAGATTGAAGCGGGCAAAAGCTTCTCGCAGGCTCTCAGCGCCCATCCGGAAGTTTTCAGCAATCTGTACATCAATATGGTGGCGGCCGCTGAAATCTCCGGCTCAATGAGTTCGATGCTCCAGCGTCTGGCCGAATACCTCGACCAGGAGGCGGAAACCCGAAGCCAGGTCATCAGCGCTATGATTTACCCAATCATTATCGGCGTCATGGCGGTTACCTGCGTGACCTTCCTGCTGACCTTTGTTCTGCCGCGGTTTCTGGTTGTTTTTGAAGGCAAGGAGCATCTCCTGCCGGCTCCGACCAAACTGATTATGGCCCTCAGCACCGGAGTTCGCTCCTATTGGTTCATTGTCTTTCCGGCTATCGGAATGCTGTTGGTCGGCTTCTGGTATTTCACCCGAAAAACCCCCATTGGAAAACGATGGTGGGACCGCACAAAACTGCGGATTCCTCTCTTGAGAACTCTGTGCCGAAGCCTGTATATTACCCGCAGCATGCATACGATGGGAGTGCTGACCAATGCAGGCGTGCCCATCCTCGATACCATTTCGATTACCGCGCAAATCACCGGCAATACGCTCTATGAGAGCATGTGGAAGGGGGTTTTTGAAGAGGTGCGGCAGGGCAAGAAGATTGCCTCCAGTCTGGCACAGTTTACGCTGATGCCTTCCAATGTGGTTCAGATGATTCAGTCCGGCGAGGAATCCGGAACTCTCGGCGATGTTCTCAATGACATCTCCCAGTTTTATGCCCGAGAATTGCGGACCGTCATCAAAACCGTAACCAGTATGATTGAACCGCTGATGATTGTCGTGATGGGACTGCTGGTGGGCTTTATTGCGATGAGCATTATTCTGCCCATCTTCAAAATGTCCAGCGTTGTCACCAGCGGCTGA
- a CDS encoding PHP domain-containing protein: MKIDYDFHIHTEYCGHAPTMTIEAICRRADEAGLRMIAITDHTTHPDKKAPVEQIRRLVEQFRPRCQVIIGAEIDVDGQRDDGRLMVEDFSGLDYVIAGFHYVPTKGHYPWKPEQRGLDEETFLRVWEKTLLGIVSNPAIDTLAHPGRLLASCMHLDVYAERALEVFKKAAALSARNEIAWEINELTGSRLAHNGLWFWIRLYRIALEAGVRLIYGSDSHEPESIGTCIYTKEILRHLPSDALSKPEDLPAAKRWKNPI, translated from the coding sequence ATGAAAATTGACTACGATTTTCACATTCATACGGAATATTGCGGGCACGCCCCGACGATGACGATTGAAGCCATCTGCCGACGGGCGGATGAGGCGGGATTGAGAATGATTGCCATTACAGACCATACGACTCACCCGGACAAAAAGGCCCCTGTGGAACAGATTCGCCGTCTGGTTGAACAGTTCCGCCCCCGCTGCCAAGTCATCATCGGAGCCGAAATCGACGTGGACGGACAGCGGGATGACGGCCGGCTGATGGTTGAGGACTTCTCAGGTCTGGATTATGTAATTGCCGGCTTTCATTATGTTCCTACCAAAGGCCACTACCCTTGGAAACCTGAACAGCGGGGACTGGATGAAGAAACGTTCCTGAGAGTCTGGGAAAAAACCCTGCTGGGCATCGTCTCGAATCCGGCAATTGATACCTTGGCACACCCGGGACGTCTGCTGGCCTCCTGCATGCATCTGGATGTCTATGCGGAACGAGCCCTGGAGGTTTTTAAGAAAGCGGCGGCCCTATCGGCCCGGAACGAGATTGCCTGGGAAATCAATGAGCTGACCGGCTCCCGGCTGGCTCATAACGGACTTTGGTTCTGGATTCGCCTGTACCGGATAGCCCTGGAAGCCGGGGTTCGACTGATTTACGGCTCGGACTCCCATGAACCGGAGTCAATCGGGACCTGTATCTACACAAAAGAGATTTTGCGGCATCTGCCGAGTGATGCGTTGTCGAAGCCGGAGGACCTTCCGGCGGCGAAGCGATGGAAAAATCCAATCTGA
- a CDS encoding type IV pilus twitching motility protein PilT, translating into MISVKDILAIAIQSGASDVHINTNLPPVMRINTELILMDMPEVSAEDAAAMVLEMVGPEKFKKFEEKRDLDFSTMIDDGSRFRVNAHYQKESIAISFRAISNKVPDINDLHLPEIVKELTDLPRGLVIVTGHTGSGKSTTLASMIGVINKKYKKRIITLEDPIEYLLENQSCMIEQREIGSDCPTFASGLRHALRQDPDIILVGEMRDLETTSATITAAETGHLVLSTLHTVNASQTVERIIDIYPASQQNQIRAMLANTLQAVISQTLFRRVDQPGMVPCTEILLCTSAVRNCIRENRIYEIPNIIETSRRLGMQSMDFSIQQMYEAGYIDREEAINRSSNPAKMEKLLSPAPVRKTAPSAKAKVTA; encoded by the coding sequence ATGATTTCAGTCAAAGATATCCTGGCGATTGCTATTCAGTCCGGTGCGTCGGACGTGCATATCAACACCAATCTGCCTCCGGTGATGCGCATCAACACGGAACTGATTCTGATGGATATGCCGGAGGTGTCCGCGGAGGATGCGGCCGCGATGGTGCTGGAGATGGTCGGACCGGAAAAATTCAAGAAGTTTGAGGAAAAGCGAGACCTGGACTTTTCGACGATGATTGACGACGGCAGCCGATTCCGCGTCAATGCCCATTACCAGAAGGAAAGCATCGCCATTTCTTTCCGTGCCATTTCCAACAAAGTGCCGGATATCAACGACCTGCATCTGCCGGAAATCGTCAAGGAACTGACGGACCTGCCGCGCGGTCTGGTGATTGTCACCGGTCATACCGGGTCGGGCAAAAGCACCACACTGGCCTCGATGATCGGCGTCATCAACAAAAAATACAAAAAACGCATTATTACCCTTGAAGACCCTATCGAATATCTGCTTGAAAATCAGTCCTGCATGATTGAACAGCGGGAAATCGGCTCGGACTGTCCGACTTTTGCCTCCGGTCTGCGGCATGCCCTTCGTCAGGACCCCGACATCATTCTGGTCGGCGAAATGCGCGACCTGGAAACCACCAGTGCGACGATTACCGCCGCCGAAACGGGCCATTTGGTGCTGTCCACTCTGCACACGGTGAACGCGTCTCAGACCGTCGAGCGTATCATTGATATTTATCCGGCCAGCCAGCAGAACCAGATTCGGGCGATGCTGGCCAACACGCTGCAGGCGGTGATTTCCCAGACGCTGTTTCGGCGCGTTGACCAGCCGGGAATGGTGCCCTGCACGGAGATCCTTTTGTGCACCTCGGCGGTCCGCAACTGCATCCGTGAAAACCGGATTTATGAGATTCCCAACATTATTGAAACCTCCCGGCGTCTGGGAATGCAGAGCATGGATTTCAGCATTCAGCAGATGTATGAAGCCGGCTATATTGACCGCGAAGAGGCGATTAACCGCTCCAGCAACCCGGCCAAGATGGAAAAACTGCTTTCGCCGGCCCCCGTCCGGAAAACCGCTCCTTCTGCTAAAGCCAAAGTAACCGCCTGA
- a CDS encoding PFL family protein — MSITVEEIFETVNMTLRQNFDIRTLTLGINLKDCMDRDLDHFCGRAGQRIEQMGKGLNAAADKMQAKYGIPIINRRIAVTPVSILLEPLPKTKTVAVAVARMLDRSAAAGDIDFIGGFGAHVQKGLTASAENLMQALPVALSQTHRVCSYFNMGSTRAGLNMTAVERFGHILKELAFRSKNGIGCAKVAVFANVPDDNPFMAGAHHGAGEPDFALNVGISGPGVVKAVVEQNPDCDLTELSEVIKRTVFKITRAGELIGREVAQMLGVEFGIVDISLAATPRAGDSVAEIIEAMGVSRMGRPGTTAALALLIDAVKKGGSMASGHVGGLSGTFIPVSEDAGMIRAVRQGALTLEKLEALTSVCSVGMDMFAVPGSTPPDVLSALIADELSIGIINNKTTSVRVIPVPGKKPGQMVHFGGLLGSAPVMPVSRRASRAFVLRRGRMPAPIHSLRN; from the coding sequence ATGTCGATTACTGTGGAAGAAATCTTTGAAACCGTCAATATGACGCTCCGGCAGAACTTTGACATCCGCACACTCACGCTGGGCATCAATCTCAAAGACTGTATGGACCGCGACCTGGACCATTTCTGCGGTCGAGCCGGCCAGCGTATTGAGCAGATGGGCAAGGGTCTCAACGCTGCTGCCGACAAAATGCAGGCCAAGTACGGCATCCCTATTATCAACCGCCGCATTGCCGTCACACCCGTTTCGATCCTTCTGGAGCCGCTGCCCAAAACCAAAACCGTTGCCGTGGCTGTCGCCCGGATGCTCGACCGCTCCGCCGCCGCCGGCGATATCGACTTCATCGGCGGCTTCGGTGCCCACGTGCAGAAAGGCCTTACCGCCTCTGCCGAGAATCTGATGCAGGCCCTGCCCGTTGCTCTTTCTCAGACGCATCGGGTCTGCTCCTACTTTAACATGGGCTCTACCCGCGCCGGGTTGAACATGACCGCCGTCGAACGCTTCGGCCATATCCTCAAAGAGCTGGCCTTCCGCAGCAAAAACGGCATCGGCTGCGCCAAGGTAGCCGTCTTTGCCAACGTGCCCGATGACAACCCCTTTATGGCCGGCGCCCACCACGGGGCGGGCGAGCCGGATTTTGCCCTCAATGTCGGCATCAGCGGCCCGGGCGTTGTCAAAGCCGTCGTCGAGCAGAATCCGGACTGTGATTTAACGGAACTGTCCGAAGTCATCAAACGCACCGTCTTTAAGATTACCCGTGCCGGCGAGCTCATCGGGCGTGAAGTTGCCCAGATGCTCGGGGTTGAATTCGGCATTGTGGATATTTCGCTGGCCGCCACTCCGCGGGCCGGGGATTCCGTGGCGGAAATCATCGAGGCCATGGGCGTAAGCCGAATGGGCCGTCCCGGTACCACCGCCGCTCTGGCTTTGCTGATTGATGCTGTCAAGAAAGGCGGCTCGATGGCCTCCGGGCACGTCGGCGGCCTTTCCGGTACCTTCATTCCCGTCAGCGAGGATGCCGGAATGATTCGGGCCGTGCGGCAGGGGGCTTTGACGCTCGAGAAACTGGAGGCCCTCACCAGCGTCTGCTCCGTCGGGATGGATATGTTCGCCGTCCCCGGCAGCACGCCGCCCGATGTCCTCAGTGCCCTGATTGCCGACGAATTGTCTATCGGCATTATCAACAACAAAACCACCAGTGTGCGGGTCATCCCCGTCCCGGGCAAGAAGCCGGGCCAGATGGTTCATTTCGGGGGATTGCTGGGCTCTGCACCTGTTATGCCTGTCAGCCGGCGCGCCTCGAGGGCCTTTGTTCTCCGCCGCGGACGGATGCCCGCCCCCATCCACTCGCTCCGCAATTAG
- a CDS encoding type II secretion system protein, which translates to MTDAKNRRSMGFTLLEALFAAVLIGLAIAALLGTSSAFTMKNAAGVDLSTAEFLIEEIREMTASEPFDSLTAYDGQSYNPPIDVQKNLLEDFAVFTQQIQVDYVNASDLTQTVTGPTDFIRMTVTILKNGRPVSSASWIRARL; encoded by the coding sequence ATGACCGATGCAAAAAATCGAAGGAGCATGGGATTTACTCTGCTGGAGGCGCTCTTTGCCGCCGTTCTGATCGGCCTGGCGATTGCCGCGCTCCTGGGTACCAGCAGCGCCTTTACGATGAAGAACGCCGCCGGTGTGGACCTGTCCACAGCGGAGTTTCTCATTGAGGAAATTCGGGAAATGACGGCTTCAGAACCGTTTGATTCTCTGACGGCCTATGACGGCCAGTCCTACAATCCGCCCATCGACGTGCAGAAAAATCTGCTGGAGGATTTTGCGGTTTTTACCCAGCAGATTCAGGTGGATTACGTGAATGCCTCGGATTTAACCCAAACCGTTACAGGTCCCACCGATTTTATCCGGATGACTGTCACGATTCTCAAAAACGGCCGGCCTGTCAGTTCGGCCAGCTGGATTCGGGCTCGCCTGTAA
- a CDS encoding YSC84-related protein translates to MKRYLFSTVILLTLSAGCTTVPEKKETRDVLSAEVREAIALFKSADPSIQSFFDNAYGYAVFPRVTKGAFWVGGAYGRGEVFERGRKIGYASLSQATLGFSFGGEFFREIVFFRQKQDLDRFRSGEFAFSAQATATAVTVGAAAKSDYKDGMAVFIMADRGLMVDASVGGQKFKFVEGVMK, encoded by the coding sequence ATGAAACGGTATCTCTTCTCGACAGTTATCCTGCTGACCCTTTCGGCAGGATGCACTACCGTCCCGGAAAAGAAAGAAACACGGGATGTTCTCAGCGCGGAGGTACGGGAGGCAATTGCGTTGTTCAAATCCGCCGACCCGAGCATCCAGTCCTTTTTTGACAATGCCTACGGATATGCGGTGTTTCCGCGTGTAACCAAAGGAGCATTCTGGGTCGGCGGGGCCTACGGGCGCGGCGAGGTCTTTGAACGCGGACGCAAAATCGGTTATGCCAGTCTGTCGCAGGCCACGCTGGGCTTTTCATTCGGAGGAGAATTCTTCCGCGAAATCGTCTTCTTCCGCCAGAAACAGGACCTGGACCGCTTCCGCTCGGGCGAGTTTGCCTTTTCGGCACAGGCCACCGCTACCGCTGTAACAGTCGGTGCGGCCGCCAAGTCGGACTACAAAGACGGAATGGCGGTCTTCATTATGGCCGACCGCGGCCTGATGGTGGACGCCTCCGTCGGGGGACAGAAGTTTAAGTTTGTCGAAGGTGTGATGAAATAG
- a CDS encoding ribonuclease H-like domain-containing protein, which produces MRCYLDIETTGLSPKNAEITVVGLALERGPMLEVVQLVSPGIEERSIRAALEGVKTIYTYNGHRFDLPFLRKRLGIHLEKSFVHCDLMFSCWQQELKGGLKRVEQKLDIRRRLKDINGWMAVQLWRDYVENGDTEALQTLLDYNQEDVVNLHALRIRLNVP; this is translated from the coding sequence ATGCGTTGCTATCTGGACATTGAAACAACGGGGCTGAGCCCTAAAAATGCGGAGATTACGGTCGTCGGGCTGGCGCTGGAACGGGGGCCGATGCTCGAAGTCGTCCAGCTGGTCAGTCCGGGGATTGAGGAGCGGTCCATACGAGCCGCCCTGGAGGGCGTGAAGACCATTTACACCTACAACGGGCACCGGTTTGACCTGCCGTTTCTGCGCAAACGCCTGGGCATCCATCTGGAAAAATCCTTTGTTCACTGCGACCTGATGTTTTCCTGCTGGCAGCAGGAACTCAAAGGCGGACTGAAACGAGTCGAGCAAAAACTGGATATCCGCCGCCGGCTCAAAGACATCAACGGCTGGATGGCAGTGCAGTTATGGCGGGACTATGTGGAAAACGGCGATACCGAGGCCCTGCAGACCCTGCTCGACTACAATCAGGAAGATGTCGTAAATCTGCACGCTTTGCGGATCCGGCTAAACGTTCCTTAA